In the Clostridium beijerinckii genome, one interval contains:
- a CDS encoding YkgJ family cysteine cluster protein, which yields MKLLFDGEGKVNYDKIAKNTTVKDVLDAIDIFLNNNPLDCNGCEESCCKKSWSVEMDNVCVNKLSNWDNEAASNFVQEKLVKKRNYYRDFDQYVLDKKTDCNFITETNLCTIYEERPVICRLYICSARSYRYNVIRELIGSTYLKALVLEEKIRKNDFPEQTIDKYKRNPAVFAKEYDILLEEIFDYAEDEGWLYSDERDELYEEIPLNL from the coding sequence ATGAAATTACTATTTGATGGCGAAGGAAAAGTAAATTATGACAAAATTGCTAAAAATACAACAGTTAAAGATGTGTTAGATGCAATTGATATATTTTTAAATAATAATCCTCTTGATTGTAATGGATGTGAGGAGAGCTGCTGCAAAAAGTCTTGGTCTGTTGAAATGGATAATGTATGTGTGAATAAACTAAGTAATTGGGATAATGAAGCTGCTTCGAATTTTGTGCAAGAAAAGTTAGTTAAAAAGAGAAATTACTATAGGGATTTTGATCAGTATGTATTAGATAAGAAAACTGACTGTAATTTCATAACAGAAACAAATCTATGCACTATATATGAAGAGAGACCAGTAATATGTAGGCTTTATATCTGTAGCGCGAGAAGTTATAGGTATAATGTGATTAGAGAACTGATAGGAAGTACATATTTAAAAGCACTTGTGCTTGAAGAGAAGATTAGAAAGAACGATTTCCCTGAACAAACGATTGATAAATATAAAAGAAATCCAGCAGTTTTTGCTAAAGAATACGATATACTTCTAGAAGAAATATTTGATTATGCAGAAGATGAAGGCTGGCTTTACTCAGATGAAAGAGATGAATTGTACGAAGAAATACCCCTAAATCTTTAA
- the rpsU gene encoding 30S ribosomal protein S21 produces MSEIKVGENESLEQALRRFKKKCSMSGILSEAKKRQHYEKPSVKRKKKSEEARKRKFK; encoded by the coding sequence ATGTCAGAAATTAAAGTAGGAGAAAATGAATCTCTAGAGCAAGCATTGAGAAGATTTAAAAAGAAATGTTCAATGTCTGGAATCCTTTCAGAGGCAAAAAAGAGACAACACTATGAAAAGCCAAGCGTAAAAAGAAAGAAAAAGTCAGAAGAAGCTAGAAAGAGAAAGTTTAAGTAA